Genomic window (Streptomyces sp. TG1A-60):
CGAGCAGGCGGAAGGCGCGTGCCTGATCCGGCTCCAACTGGCCGTAGCCGAGCTCGAACGTCGCCTTCACCGCAAGGTCACCGGCCTGCAGCTCGTCCAACCGCCGCCGCTCGTCGGCGAGTTTGGCCGCAAGGACGGACACCGTCCACGTTCTGCGCGCTGCCAGGCGGGAGGCCGCGATACGGAGGGCGAGGGGCAGGAAACCGCAGGCCGCCACGACGTCGAGGGCGGCCTCGCGCTCCGCCGCCACCCGCTCCGCGCCGACGATCTTCGTGAAGAGCCGGAGTGCCTCGTCGGGGGACATCACGTCCAGGTCGACGAGGTGGGCGCCGGCCAGGTCCACCATGCGCACCCGGGCCGTGACGAGGGCCGCGCAGCCCGCCGTGCCCGGTAGGAGGGGCCGTACCTGCGCGGCGTCGCGGGCGTTGTCCAGCAGTACGAGCACCCGGCGGCCGTCCAGGACCGACCGGTAGAGCGCGGACCGCTCCGCCAGGGAGTCGGGGATCGCCGAGTCGGCAGTGCCGAGCGCCCGCAGGAACGAGCCGAGGACCGTCTCCGGTTCGGCGGGGCGGGCGCCGGCGCCCTGGAGGTCGACGTACAGCTGGCCGTCCGGGAAGGACGGGCGCGCCCGGTGGGCGACGTGCACCGCAAGGGTGGTCTTGCCGACGCCGCCGATGCCGGCCAGCGCCGACACGGCCATCACCCGGCCCTCGGCGCCGGACGCCTCCGCCAGCGCCCCGCTCAGGTCGTCGACGAAGGAGGACCGGCCGGTGAAGTCCGGGACGGTGGCGGGGAGCTGGGCGGGCCGGACGGGGGCGGCGGCCGGCTCGGGGGCCTGGGGCGCGGAGGGTTCCGCCAGGCCCGGGTCCGCTCGCAGGATGCGCTGCTGCAACTCCCGCAGAGCCGGGCGCGGGTCCACGCCCAGTTCGTCGGCGAGGAGCCGGCGTGTGTCGGCGTACACCGCGAGAGCCTCCGCCTGCCGTCCGCTCCGGTACAGCGCCAGCATCAGCAGTTCGCGCAGCCGCTCCCGTAGAGGGTGCGCGGCCGTGAGGGACGTCAGCTCCGAGACCGCAGCCGCGTGGCAGCCCTGCTCCAGGTCCATGTCCAGCCGGGTCTCGACGAGTTGGAGGCGCCACTCGTCGAGGCGGGCCCGCTGCGTCTGAGCGTACGGCCCCGGAACGCTCGCCAGGACCTCGCCGTCCCACAGGCCGAGCGCCTTGTTCAGCAGGCTGCGAGCGCGGTACAGATCGCCGGATCCCCGGGCCTTCTCGGCGTCCGAGGCCAGGTCCCGCGCCACGGCGAGGTCCAGCGCGCCGCCGGACAGCGCGCGGACCGCGTAACCGCCGGACTCGCTCACCAGCACATCGGCGGAGAGCACCTTGCGCAGCCGCGAGGCGTACGTCCGTACGGCGGCCAGCGCCTGCGAGGGCGGATCGTCGCCCCACAGCGCGTCGATCAGCTCGCTCGCGGTGGCCGTGCGACCCTCGCGCAGCAACAGCGCGGCGAGAAGGGCGCGTTGCTGTGGCGAACCGGTGGAGAGGGGTTCCGTGCCGCGCCAGGCCCGTACGGGGCCGAGCACGCTGAAGCGGATTTCGGCCGCGTCGTGGGCGTCCGGTTCCGGAATCCGGTCTTCCCCGGGATCCCTCTGCTCCGGTACTCGCGGCACACCGACCTCCGGTACTCGCGGCTCACCGCCCATCGACGCCCCCTAGGCCTCCCCGACAACCTGAGCGGCTCCAGGGAAGAGCAGGTACGTCCCTCCCCGGCACCGCTCAGCCAGTTTGCCTTGTTCATGGCAGATACGTCAGCTCTGGGGGGCGGCACTCACAGGGGGCCGTCGGGGACATCACAAGGCCCACACAGACTCTCCTCGTGCCGACGCCGACCGAACCACTGCCCGACGCCGTACGCATCGACGGCCCGCGCATAGCTGACGACCCGTCAGATCAGCGCTACCGTGGCGCACATGGAGACCAAGGAGACCGCCACGGCGCCCACCGCCTTCCCGAAGATCATCTCTGTCGACGACCACACGGTGGAGCCCCCGAACGTCTGGCAGGACCGGCTCCCGAAGAAGTACCGGGACATCGGTCCCCGCATAGTGCGCGCGCCGCTGAAGGAGATGACGTTCCTCGGCGGACGCTTCCGGCCCGTCATGGGCGCCCCCGGCGACGACGGCCCGATCGGCGACTGGTGGGTCTACGAGGACCTGCACCGCCCGCTGACCCGCCTCGACACCGCCGTCGGCTACTCCAGGGACGAGATCAAGCTGGAGGTCATCACCTACGAGCAGATGCGCCCCGGCTCGTACGACGTCCCGCAGCGCCTCGCCGACATGGACGTCAACCACGTCCAGTCCGCCCTCTGCTTCCCGACCTTCCCGCGCTTCTGCGGCCAGACCTTCACCGAGGCCTCGGACCGCGAACTCGGGCTGCTCGGTGTGCGGGCGTACAACGACTGGATGGTGGAGGAGTGGTGCGGCCCGCAGGCCCGGGGCCGTCTCGTCCCGCTCACCCTCGTCCCCCTCTGGGACGCGGAACTGGCGGCGGCGGAGGTGCGGCGCAACGCCGCCCGGGGCGTTCGCGCCGTCGCCTTCTCGGAGATCCCCCCGCACCTCGGTCTGCCCTCCGTCCACACCGACGACTGGGACCCCTTCCTCGCCGCCTGCGACGAGACCGGCACGGTCGTGGCCATGCACATCGGCTCGTCGAGCCGCATGCCGTCCACCTCCGCCGACGCCCCGCCCGCCGTCGGCTCCACCATCACCTTCGCCAACTGCTGCTTCTCGATGGTCGACTGGCTGATGAGCGGCAAGTTCGAGCGTTTCCCGAACCTCAAGGTCATGTACGCCGAGGGCCAGATCGGCTGGATCCCGTACATCCTGGAGCGCGCGGACGTGGTGTGGGAGGAGAACCGGGGCTGGGGCGGTGTCGCCGACAAGGTCCACCGGCCGCCGTCGGAGCTGTTCGCCGACCATGTCTACGGCTGCTTCTTCGACGACGCGTTCGGCCTGAGGAACCTCGACGCCATCGGCGTGGGCAACGTGCTGTACGAGACCGACTACCCCCACTCCGACTCCACCTGGCCCGAGTCGCGGCAGGTGGGGGAGGCCCAGATGGGGCACCTGGACCCGGACGTGGTGGACCGGATCGTGCGGCGGAACGCGATCGAACTGCTGGGGCTGACGGAAGAAGGGCTCTGGGCGGGGCCCACGGCCTGAGCCCGTACCCGTTCCAGGCGCTCGACCTCTTTCTGACGATCCATCGGATATCTCGACGGGTCACGACCGGTCCAGGCACATGAAGCATCGTCAACCGTGGGGTTCATCGTGCAGACACCGCCGGAAGAACGACCGGATCACGCGAGCCCGTCGGCGTCCGGAGGCCGACTGGCCCCCGAGGGCCGCCTGGCCTACGGAATGCAACTCCCCGTCCAGTCCCAGAGCGTCCTCTACGCCGAGCCCTGGGAGGCGGACGCCGGACCCCGGGATCTCGTCGAGGTGGCGCGGGCCGCGGACCGGGCGGGGTTCGCGTACGTCGCGAGCTGCGACCATGTGGCGATTCCGCGACGGCTCGCGGACGCGATGGGAACGGTCTGGTACGACCCGGTAGCCACCCTCGCCTATCTGGCGGGGGTGACCGAGCGGGTGCGGCTGCTCAGCCATGTCGCCGTCGTGGGGTTGCGGCATCCGCTGCTGACCGCGAAGCAGTACGCGACCCTCGACCACCTCGCGGCCGGCCGCCTGATCCTCGGGGTGGGGGCCGGGCATGTGCGGGAGGAGTTCGAGGCGCTGGGTGTCGACTTCGAGCGGCGCGGACTCGTGCTGGACGAGTCCGTCGAGGCGCTCCGAACGGCTCTCGGGGCGGACGAGTTCCCCGAACACCGCGGCAGGCTCTACCAGTTCGAGGGACTCGGGCAGCGGCCCCGGCCCGCCCAGGAGCACATCCCCGTGTGGGTCGGCGGGTCATCCCCGGCCGCAGTGCGACGGGCGGCCCTCAAGGGGGACGGGTGGCTGCCGCAGGGGGACCCGCGCGACCGGCTGCCCGAGCGGATCGAGCGGATACGGCGGCTCAGGGAGGAGGCCGGAACCGAAGGGCCGTTCGTCATCGGTGCCATCGCCGAGCCGTTGTACGTCGGCACACCTGCCTGGGGCGTCGGGCGGCGGACCATCAGCGGGCCGCCGGACGCTCTCGCCGAGTCGCTGCGGGCGTACCGGGCGATGGGGGTGGACCAGGTACAGGTGCGCTTCCGCAGCCGGAGCCGGGGGAACTCCTTGACCAGATAGGGCAGTTCGGGGCAGAGGTCGCGCCTCTGCTGTAGCGGGGGCTTGTTTTGAGCCGCACTCCTTGAAGGATTGAACATCTCTACGTCGATTGCCGTATGTGCGAACGTACGGACCTACGGCTTCGGCGGAAGGACACATGGACGTGCGCGCTTCCCGACAACTCTCCGTCGCCGTCGCTTGCCCAGGGGAAGCCTGGCCGCACCCCGACTGGCCGGCCAGGGACGACCCGTACGTCGAGCGGGCGGTGCTTCTGTCCGAGCCCTTCCGGATCCCCGAGAGCGCGGATGTCGTCGTCCTGCGCTCCGCCGAACCGCTGAGATACTTCCGGGAGTTGGTGACCGGTACAACACCGGCGATCGTCATCAGCCCCTGCCGGGCCGCCGAGACCGTCATCGAGGTGTTCCGCGGCGGGGCGGGCTATCTGGTAGAGGGCGACTACTGCGCCTGCATGCTCTCCTCGGCCGTCGTCGGGGCCAGCGTCGGGCACACCTACCTCTCCCCGGCGGCCTGTGCCGCTCTGCGCGAGGGTGTCCGGCGGCAGTCCGCGGCGGGCGAGGCGACGGAGCGGCTGCGTGGCCTGCTCTCGCCACGTGAGCGGCAGATCATGGACCTGCTGTCCACCGGTCTGGGCGCGCAGGCGATCGGACTGCGACTACGGCTGAGCGAGAAGACGGTCCGCAACAACCTCAGCAACATCTACGCCAAGCTCGACGCACGCGGCAGCACGGACGCGGTACTGCGGTGGCTGGGGGCGGCGGACGGTGGTGGTCAGAGGGCTCTGGCCCGCTGACGCTCGGCTTCTGGTGCGTGGCCCCTGATCATCTTGATTCGCAAAAGGAATGGCCCCCGCGGGAGCCGCGGGGGCCATTCGAGTGTTTCATGCGTCTCGTCTTTTCTAACGCTGCTTCCTGCCTGCGTCTCTCCTATGAAGATGTTTCCGGCAGCGGTACTTCGACGTCGACGACGTTCTCCCCGCCCTCTTCGAATCCGGGTTCGATGCGGAGGCTGTTCGCGTCGTTGAGGATTGCGTCGGCCTGCGGCGTCCCGCACTTGATGTTGCGCAGCCAGAGGCGGCCGTCAGGGGTTCCGCTCTTGAGGAGCCGCGGGTAGAAGACGTGTACGCCCGCGGATCCCTCACTGGGGGAGAAGAACACCTTCTGGCCGTCTTGCTCTTCCTTGTAGGTGGCCCTGAGGAATCCACCCACGTCGACGCGCTTGTGTGACCACATGAAGAAGCCGATGTGGTCGGGCAGCAGCGCGCCCCTCAGGCTTTGGGTGAAGCCGGTCGTCGTGTCGTCGCGCTGGAGGTTGATGTCCTGTTCGCTGAACTGGAGGCCCACTTCGAAGATCGAACTCGCCAGCTTGGCGCCGCCGGAGAAGACGGAACCGTCCTCCGTCTGGACGATCCTGGTCACCGAGCCGCTGACGGTGAATGCCTTCGTCTGCGCCGTGTCGCTTCCGCAGTTGGTGTCCGGTTTGGACACCCGCTCATTGGGGCCGAAACTGTTCTTCTGGCTCTGGACGGGGACGAACTCGCAGTTCTCCAGCCGGTCCGAGTCGCTCTTGCAGTCGGCGTCGACCTCGCTGGGAGTGGCCGCGCCCGCGTTGGCCATGAAGGGAACCGCCACTGCGAGGGCGGCCACCGGGGCCAGGATGAGGGTGAGGCGCTTCTTCTTGCTGCGGTGGCTGCCGCTGCGGCCTGCGCGTGTCATGGTGTGTCTCCTGTACGGATCGTGGTGGTCAGCGGGAGCCGCAGTCCTTCAGCTTGGTCTCGATCAGGCCGTCCGCCGCGCCGGGCGCGCCCGCGGCCCCCGGCAGGATGACGGGACCCTCGACTACTTCTTCCGCCTCGAAGATCTGCTCGGGGACGGGGTTGAGGACGGTCGTCGCCGGCTTGGCGTCGATCTTCACGACCCATTTGCCCGTCATACGCTGCATCTTGGGTGTGAACTCCACAAAGAGCTCCTTGCCCTCAGGTATCGGCCTGTTTATCGTCTCGCTGGCGGTTGCCGTCCTGATGGTCATGTCCAGCGTTCCCTTGTGCTTCACCCAGGCGCCGCTCAAGGCTCCGAAAAGTCCGCCTACGGCGCCTTGCTGCGTCACCTTGTACTTGCCTTCGCCCTGAGCCACGGAGGTGGTCCATGACCCATCGGCTACCGCCTCGGGGTTGAGGTCCGGGGGGCAGTTCGGGAAGTCGATCGTGACCTTCTCCGTGGGCCCGTTGAAGGTCTCGAACTTCGTCTCGACGAATTCACAGCTGTCGGCCTCGAAACCGGGGCCGGCAATCCCACTGCCGCCGAAATCCGAGATGTGCTGCGGTTTGCCCTCGAGTACCTTGGACCTTTCGCACATCCTCATGATTTCCTCGGGCCCCGAGACCGTCGTTCGTGACTCCGGCGCGGCGTTCGCCGACGGCAGCAGCACGATGGCGACGGCTGCTCCACTCGTGATCGCCGTGCCGATCGCCACGTACCGGACCTTCTTGTTCTTGAAGCGCCTCTTGGCCACGCTCCGCTCCCTCCTTGGGGGTGGCTCTACTTTTCTGCTGAGGATTATCGGAGTCCTGTGAGCGCCGCCGACAGAGTCAAATATCCCTACTCTGCGGTCACTTGAGGTGTGCAGGTGCAATCGGCAGTCGGCTCTCACGTCAGCTGACGCACCGTCAAATATGGCGCTACGCTGCTGTTATCCACCGCCACCAGGGGAGTCCCCATGGGCAAGCTCGACGGACGTGTCATCCTCGTCACAGGCGCCGCGCGCGGTCAGGGCGAGCAGGAGGCCCGGCTGTTCAGGGCGGAAGGGGCCGAGGTCGTGGTCGCCGACGTCCTCGACGACCGGGGCGAGGCCCTCGCCAAGGAGATCGGCGCGCTCCACGTCCATCTGGACGTGAGCCGCGAGGATGACTGGGTGGCCGCCGTCACCGCCGCCAAGGGCGCGTACGGCCACGTCGACGGACTCGTCAACAACGCCGGCGTGCTGCGCCTCAACGCCCTCGTCGACACCCCCCTCGACGAGTTCATGCAGGTCGTGCGGGTCAACCAGGTCGGTGTCTTCCTCGGCATCAAGGCCCTCGCCCCCGAGATCGAGGCCGCCGGCGGTGGGACCATCGTCAACACCGCCTCGTACACGGGCCTGACGGGCATGGCGTACGTCGGCGCGTACGCCGCGACCAAGCACGCGATCGTCGGCCTCACCCGTGTGGCCGGCCTGGAGTTGGCCCGTAAGGGCATCCGGGTCAACGCGGTCTGTCCCGGCGCGATCGACACCGCGATGACCGACCCCGGTGGCGACGCCTCCGCCGAGGCCGTCGACAGGCTCTACCGCAAGCGGGTCCCGCTCGGCCGGATCGGCCGGCCCGAGGAGGTCGCCCGACTGGCCCTCTTCCTCTCCTGTGAGGACTCCTCCTACATCACCGGGCAGCCTTTCGTGATCGACGGGGGCTGGCTGGCCGGGGTCAGTCTGATCTGACGACCCGTCAGCTATTGACGCTCCACGGAGCCGGTGGAACAGTCGGCCGTACCGAGATCTGATGCAGAGTCAGGTACGTGGGCGGACCAGACCATGGGACGGTGAACCTCCGTGGAATTCGGGCTCTTTGTACAGGGATACGTGGGCAAGCGGGCCGAGACCGATCCGCTCGCCGAGCACAAGGCGCTGATGGAGGAGACCGAGTACGTCATCGAGGCGGACCGGTCCGGCTTCAAGTACGCCTGGGCGTCGGAGCACCACTTCCTGGAGGAGTACTCGCACCTCTCGGCCAACGACGTCTTCCTCGGCTACCTGGCGCACGCGACCGACCGGATCCACCTCGGCTCCGGCATCTTCAACCCGCTCGCCCAGGTCAACCACCCGGTGAAGGTCGCCGAGAAGGTCGCCATGCTCGACCATCTCACCGAGGGCCGCTTCGAGTTCGGCAGCGGACGCGGGGCCGGTTCCCACGAGATCCTCGGCTTCATCCCCGGGGTGACCGACATGAATCACACCAAGGAGATCTGGGAAGAGACCATCGCGGAGTTCCCCAGGATGTGGCTCCAGGACGAGTACGTCGGCTTCCAGGGCAAGCACTGGTCCCTGCCGCCGCGCAAGATCCTGCCCAAGCCGTACGGGAAGTCCCACCCCGCGATGTGGTACGCCGCCGGGTCGCCGCCGTCGTACGCCATGGCCGCGAAGAAAGGGCTCGGCGTGCTCGGCTTCAGCGTGCAGAAGGTCTCCGACATGGAGTGGGTGCTGGAGCAGTACAAGACCGCGATCGTCGACGCCGAGCCGATCGGGGACTTCGTCAACGACAACGTGATGGTGACGACGACCGCGATCTGCGCGCCCACCCACGACGAGGCGGTGCGTGTGGCGGTGAACGGCGGGCTGCACTACCTGCCCTCCCTCGTCTTCCGGTACCACGACACGTTCCCGAGGCCCGACGGCTTCCCCGTGTGGCCGGAGACGCTGCCCGAGTACGACGAGGAGTTCATCGAACTGCTCATCGAGGAAGAGCTGTTGATCTGCGGGGACCCGGACGAGGTGGTCCGGCAGTGCAAGCGGTGGGAGCAGGCCGGGGCGGACCAGCTGAGCTTCGGGTTGCCGGTGGGGGTGCCGAAGGAGGAGACGTTGCGGACGATCCGGCTCGTCGGGGAGCACGTCATCCCGAAGATCGACACGGATCCCGTGCACCGGACCTCGCGGTTCCGGGCGGCGGGCTGAGGGTCGGACGGCGGCTGCGGGCCCACCGCGGCTGCTCGCGCCCACGGGGCCGAGCCGCACATCGGCAGGGACCCGCGCCTTCGAAAGCACTGCGGCACCCGATCGTTACCAGGCGCCCGGAGGGGTGAGGCATGCTCGACCATGTGATCAAAGGCGCGACCGTCGTGGACGGGACGGGCGCCCCTGCTCGTACGGCCGACGTGGGGATACGGGACGGGCGGATCGCCGTCATCGGGAAGGTGACCGAGGAGGCGCGGTCGTCCGAGGACGCGCGCGGGCTCGTCCTCGCACCCGGCTTCGTCGACCCCCACACCCACTACGACGCCCAGCTGTTCTGGGACCCGTACGCGACGCCGTCCCTCAACCACGGGGTGACGACCGTCGCGGGCGGGAACTGCGGGTTCACGCTCGCGCCTCTCAACCCCGCCCGGCCCGAGGACGCGGACTACACGCGGCGGATGATGTCCAAGGTGGAGGGGATGTCGCTGGTCGCGCTGGAGGAAGGCGCGCCCTGGAGCTGGCACGGCTTCGGGGAGTACCTGGACGCCCTCGAAGGCAGGATCGCCGTCAACGCGGGCTTCATGGTGGGCCATTGCGCGCTGCGGCGGTACGTGATGGGGCCGGACGCGATCGGCGGGCAGCCGAGCGACGTGCAACTGAACGAGATGCTGGGGCTGTTGCACGAGGCGATGGAGGCGGGGGCGTGGGGGCTGTCGACCACGCAGTCCTCGACGCACAGCGACGGGGACGGCAGGCCGGTCGCGTCGCGGCACGCCACGCCCACCGAACTGCTCGCGCTGTCACGGGCGGTGGGTGAACACGAGGGCACCCAGATAGAGGCGATCGTGGCGGGCTGCCTGGACCAGTTCAGCGACGACGAGATCGACCTCTTCGTGGAGATGAGCGCGGTGGCGGGCCGCCCGCTCAACTGGAACGTCCTCACCATCGACTCGGCGGTTCCCGAGCGCGTGCCGAGGCAGCTGGAGGCGAGTGAGCGGGCGCGGAAGGCGGGGGGCAGGGTCGTCGCCCTCACGATGCCGATCCTCACGCCGATGAACATGTCGCTGGGTACTTTCTGCGCGCTGAACCTGATTCCGGGGTGGGGCCCGATCCTGAGCCTGCCGGCCCCCGAGCGGATCGAGCGGCTGCGCGATCCGCAGGTGCGGGCGGAGATGCTGCGGCGCGCGGACTCGAAGGAAGCGGGCGTCTTCCGCCGGCTCGCCCACTTCGGGCGGTACGTCATCGGCGACACCTACAGCGCGGCGAACGAGGGCCTGACCGGGCGGGTCGTGAAGGACATCGCGGCGGAGCGCGGGCAGGAACCGTTCGAGTGCCTGGTGGAGATCTGCGCCGCCGACGACCTCCGTACGGTCCTGTGGCCCATGCCCACCGACAACGACCCCGACTCCTGGACCCTGCGCGCCGAGACCTGGCGGCACGAGGACGTCCTCCTCGGCGGTTCGGACGCGGGCGCCCACCTGGACCGCATGTGCGGCGCCCCGTACACCACCAGGTTCGTCGGGGACTGTCTGCGCGGCCGGAAGCTGCTCGGGCTCGAACAGGCGGTGAAGATGCTGACCGACGACCCGGCACGGCTCTTCGGCCTCCGCGAGCGCGGGCGGATCGCCGAGGGATGGCATGCGGACCTCGTCCTCTTCGACCCGGAGCGCGTCGACGCCGGCAAGGCCACCCTGGTGCACGACCTGCCGGGTGACAGTCCGCGCCTCGACTCCAGGGCGATCGGCGTACGGGCGGTCTGGGTCAACGGCGTCGAGGCGATCCGCGACGACGTGGTGACCGGGGCCGTGCCCGGGAAGGTGCTCCGGAGCGGGCGGGACACGCGGACGGTGAGTACGAGGTGAGCCCCGCGGGGTCTTCGCAACGGCGGCGGTTGTTCATCGGCGGCTCCTGGGTGGAGCCCGACGGCGGGCACTACGAGGTGGTCGACCCGG
Coding sequences:
- a CDS encoding D-aminoacylase, producing the protein MLDHVIKGATVVDGTGAPARTADVGIRDGRIAVIGKVTEEARSSEDARGLVLAPGFVDPHTHYDAQLFWDPYATPSLNHGVTTVAGGNCGFTLAPLNPARPEDADYTRRMMSKVEGMSLVALEEGAPWSWHGFGEYLDALEGRIAVNAGFMVGHCALRRYVMGPDAIGGQPSDVQLNEMLGLLHEAMEAGAWGLSTTQSSTHSDGDGRPVASRHATPTELLALSRAVGEHEGTQIEAIVAGCLDQFSDDEIDLFVEMSAVAGRPLNWNVLTIDSAVPERVPRQLEASERARKAGGRVVALTMPILTPMNMSLGTFCALNLIPGWGPILSLPAPERIERLRDPQVRAEMLRRADSKEAGVFRRLAHFGRYVIGDTYSAANEGLTGRVVKDIAAERGQEPFECLVEICAADDLRTVLWPMPTDNDPDSWTLRAETWRHEDVLLGGSDAGAHLDRMCGAPYTTRFVGDCLRGRKLLGLEQAVKMLTDDPARLFGLRERGRIAEGWHADLVLFDPERVDAGKATLVHDLPGDSPRLDSRAIGVRAVWVNGVEAIRDDVVTGAVPGKVLRSGRDTRTVSTR
- a CDS encoding amidohydrolase family protein, which encodes METKETATAPTAFPKIISVDDHTVEPPNVWQDRLPKKYRDIGPRIVRAPLKEMTFLGGRFRPVMGAPGDDGPIGDWWVYEDLHRPLTRLDTAVGYSRDEIKLEVITYEQMRPGSYDVPQRLADMDVNHVQSALCFPTFPRFCGQTFTEASDRELGLLGVRAYNDWMVEEWCGPQARGRLVPLTLVPLWDAELAAAEVRRNAARGVRAVAFSEIPPHLGLPSVHTDDWDPFLAACDETGTVVAMHIGSSSRMPSTSADAPPAVGSTITFANCCFSMVDWLMSGKFERFPNLKVMYAEGQIGWIPYILERADVVWEENRGWGGVADKVHRPPSELFADHVYGCFFDDAFGLRNLDAIGVGNVLYETDYPHSDSTWPESRQVGEAQMGHLDPDVVDRIVRRNAIELLGLTEEGLWAGPTA
- a CDS encoding BTAD domain-containing putative transcriptional regulator, with translation MGGEPRVPEVGVPRVPEQRDPGEDRIPEPDAHDAAEIRFSVLGPVRAWRGTEPLSTGSPQQRALLAALLLREGRTATASELIDALWGDDPPSQALAAVRTYASRLRKVLSADVLVSESGGYAVRALSGGALDLAVARDLASDAEKARGSGDLYRARSLLNKALGLWDGEVLASVPGPYAQTQRARLDEWRLQLVETRLDMDLEQGCHAAAVSELTSLTAAHPLRERLRELLMLALYRSGRQAEALAVYADTRRLLADELGVDPRPALRELQQRILRADPGLAEPSAPQAPEPAAAPVRPAQLPATVPDFTGRSSFVDDLSGALAEASGAEGRVMAVSALAGIGGVGKTTLAVHVAHRARPSFPDGQLYVDLQGAGARPAEPETVLGSFLRALGTADSAIPDSLAERSALYRSVLDGRRVLVLLDNARDAAQVRPLLPGTAGCAALVTARVRMVDLAGAHLVDLDVMSPDEALRLFTKIVGAERVAAEREAALDVVAACGFLPLALRIAASRLAARRTWTVSVLAAKLADERRRLDELQAGDLAVKATFELGYGQLEPDQARAFRLLGLADGPDISLAAAAAVLDLPPEDTEDLLEILVDTSLLESAAPGRYRFHDLVRLYARACAERDEHPPGERDAAMSRLLDFYLATASEVYAIERPGDRLVDHLEPTEYPGLRFTEGSAALDWLYNEAGCLLACVPQSAGTDRLRRAVDLLWAAKDLTESGANSHQYETTARAMCDAARAAGDTRAEGRARTMLTNVLLVSGRIRQAADQAQLAMDLTASAQDVATSWVANDRGLISMHQGRYADGKIFLEQAIEGYRAAGNRLNEAVTLANLSRAHLGMGNTAKAIDIARHSLDVHAEMGRPMRRANAHLALGLALTSASRHTEALEQFSHAQYVFAEHRQRLWEGNTHFRMAEVHLAAQRPALAAHHAEQALALGCVGGDRMRGHVVTLLGRALSTLGQTDRASACWRDALGLYEQSGAAEEAAAVRGLIAPAEAA
- a CDS encoding LuxR C-terminal-related transcriptional regulator; the protein is MRASRQLSVAVACPGEAWPHPDWPARDDPYVERAVLLSEPFRIPESADVVVLRSAEPLRYFRELVTGTTPAIVISPCRAAETVIEVFRGGAGYLVEGDYCACMLSSAVVGASVGHTYLSPAACAALREGVRRQSAAGEATERLRGLLSPRERQIMDLLSTGLGAQAIGLRLRLSEKTVRNNLSNIYAKLDARGSTDAVLRWLGAADGGGQRALAR
- a CDS encoding glucose 1-dehydrogenase: MGKLDGRVILVTGAARGQGEQEARLFRAEGAEVVVADVLDDRGEALAKEIGALHVHLDVSREDDWVAAVTAAKGAYGHVDGLVNNAGVLRLNALVDTPLDEFMQVVRVNQVGVFLGIKALAPEIEAAGGGTIVNTASYTGLTGMAYVGAYAATKHAIVGLTRVAGLELARKGIRVNAVCPGAIDTAMTDPGGDASAEAVDRLYRKRVPLGRIGRPEEVARLALFLSCEDSSYITGQPFVIDGGWLAGVSLI
- a CDS encoding LLM class flavin-dependent oxidoreductase — encoded protein: MEFGLFVQGYVGKRAETDPLAEHKALMEETEYVIEADRSGFKYAWASEHHFLEEYSHLSANDVFLGYLAHATDRIHLGSGIFNPLAQVNHPVKVAEKVAMLDHLTEGRFEFGSGRGAGSHEILGFIPGVTDMNHTKEIWEETIAEFPRMWLQDEYVGFQGKHWSLPPRKILPKPYGKSHPAMWYAAGSPPSYAMAAKKGLGVLGFSVQKVSDMEWVLEQYKTAIVDAEPIGDFVNDNVMVTTTAICAPTHDEAVRVAVNGGLHYLPSLVFRYHDTFPRPDGFPVWPETLPEYDEEFIELLIEEELLICGDPDEVVRQCKRWEQAGADQLSFGLPVGVPKEETLRTIRLVGEHVIPKIDTDPVHRTSRFRAAG